In the Sedimentisphaera cyanobacteriorum genome, CCATTGGCGAAAAACGCGAAGAGAAGTGGATGGGTCGGCTGCGATATACTGCTTAACAAAATTCCAGAAAGCGGCAAGGTTTATATTGTTAGAAATAAAGAAATACAGCCAAAAGCAGAGGTGCTTAGAGAATGGAACAAGACCAGCTTTTTGGAAAACAGCAAATTAGATCAGCGTGAATGGCTGATAGATGTACTCAAAATCGTTGAACAGATTCAAAGCGAGTATTTCACTTTGGCTCAGATTTACAGTTTTGAAAGATCCTTGAGCAGTAAGTATCCGAATAACAATAACGTTAGGGCAAAAATACGGCAGAAGCTTCAGGTGCTGCGGGATAAAGGCGTTATAGAATTTGTAAGACGCGGGGTTTATCGTAAGCTGAGTTAATTCCTTGGGAGAATATGGATGTCGGAAAATATTGATATATCTGTAATAGTGCCTGTGTTTAATGAGCGGGATAACATACAGCCCCTTCATGAACAGATAGCTTCAGCCATGAAAACCGGCGGCGTTGACTACAGCTATGAGATAATATTCGTCAACGACGGCAGCTGGGACGGGACAGCGGAAGTTCTTGGAGGAATATTCAGCAATGATTCAAATGTAACGGTGGTCAATTTTCGGCGTAATTTCGGCCAGACAGCTGCGATGCAGGCAGGCTTTGAACGTGCCCGGGGGGAAGTGATAATCCCCATGGACGGCGACCTCCAGAACGACCCTGCAGACATCCCCGCCCTTATGGCAAAGCTGGATGAAGGCTACGATATCGTAAGCGGCTGGCGAAAATCCCGCAAAGACAGGGCATTCACCCGCCGGCTCCCATCAATGCTCGCCAATTTCATAATCCGCAGGATAACAAACGTTGGCATTCACGACTTCGGCTGCACAATGAAGGCATACCGCAGGGAGGTGATAAGCCAAACCAAGCTCTACGGCGAAACTCACCGCTTCATTCCCGCTGTTGCTCAGTGGCTCGGGGCAAAGGTAGGCGAGATCGAGGTAAACCACCGCCCGCGTAAAGCCGGCAAAACGAAATACAACCTATCACGTACGTATAAGGTAGTGCTGGATCTGATAACTGTTTCGTTTATGAACAGCTATTCAACAAAGCCGCTCTACGTATTCGGCAGGTTCAGCATATACAGCGGACTGGCAGCAGGCTTTTCGTTTGTTGTTATGATATACCAGAAAATAGCAAACGGATACTCCATCAACAGAAACCCGCTTCTAATCCTCGGCACAATCCTAACGATTGCTGCTCTCCAGCTTATAATGATGGGTCTGCTTGCTGAGCTTATGGTTCGAACATATCACGAATCGCAAAACCGCCCGACCTACGCTGTGAGGAGCGTGCTTTCCCATAGAGAAAATCAGTCTGAATCGAAGCTGGAGCAGTAGAGCAGGGGATTAAAGCCCACTCTGCTGCGTTTATTCGAAAACTCCCGGGATCTCTGCCCCGCAGAGCTCGCATTTTCCGTTAGACACTCCGTCCGGGTCTGCTGAGAAACCTGATCGGGAGATGATAAGCCTTCCGCAGTTGTGGCAGTACGTATTTGCATCGAGCATTACATTCCCCGGATAAACATACTTCAGCCCTGCTTCTCGTGCGATATCGCAGGCCTCTTTTATTCTTTGAGGCGTTTGAGCGGGCGTATCTCTCATCTCTGCACAAGGGTAGAATGCCGACAGATGCAAAGGCACAAATTCAGACACCTCGCCCGCAATGAATTCTGCTGTAGAGCGTATTTCTTCATCTCTGTCGTTGAGTCCGGGTATCAGCAGGGTGGTCAGCTCTATCCATATTCCGAGTTTGTACGCAGTTTTGATGCTTTCCTTAACAGGGGCAAGAGCTGCCGAGCAGAAATCACGGTAGAATTCTTCAGTGTTTGCTTTCAGATCTATATTCGCTGCATCCAGCCATTCTGAGGCCTTCTCCCAAACCGCGGGCTTCATATAGCCGTTAGTTACGAAAACATTCTTCAGACCCTTCTCTTTTGCAGCAAGTGCAGTGTCTTCTGCAAGCTCGTAAAAAATTGTCGGCTCCGTGTATGTGTAAGAGATGCTTTTGCAGTTATGCTTCAGGGCAGCCTCTGCAATATCCTCAGGGCAAACTTTGCTTGTCCTCTCCAGCAGCTGCTGATTTATCTGGCTTATCTGCCAGTTTTGGCAGAATTTGCACCTGAAATTGCATCCGGGAGCGCAGATGGAAAAGCTTGAAGTGGAAGGGAGGAAGTGGTTCAGCGGTTTCTTTTCGATCTTATCTGAGTTTGCAGAGCAGAGGCAGTGGTAGTTAAGGGTTTTCAGTTCGCCCTGTTCATTCTGTCTTACCCCGCAAAAACCCGTTTCACCGGTCTTTATCACGCATTCCCTGCTGCACAGCTCGCATTTTACAGTGCTGCCAAGTTTTTTATGCCAGAAACGTGCCTTTTCATATTTCATATCTGCCTACTCATCAATACCGAAATAATCTAACCACATATCCACCTCGCATGGGTCTATGCCTTTTCGTTTGGCTTCCGGCTCCTTTCTCTTGGGCGGTTTTCGGTTTATGTCCTCAACGAGGTCGAGCCAGAAATCATTGCTGAGCTTTATTACAGCCTTGCTTCGCTTTGCCGCATCGCGCACCCCCCTGTCATTAGAAACCACCGCAAGGCTTGATGGTGCCGAATCGTCTTCTATATCCTCCACGAGAAAATCGTCTGCTTCGTAATCCTCGCCGGAAAAGCAGACCTCAACATTGCTCAGGCTGTTATAGAAGCTTTTATCAATCGGGCCTGTACCGTCAAAATAAAGCACAGCCCGCTCATTTCGTTTTACTAGATAGCTTTCCAAAGCCTTACACAGCAAATCTGCCGCATGGTGAACCTCAAAGCCGGCCAGCTGTTCCCCTGAGTTTTTCATCGCAAATACAAGATTGTGGCCGTCTATCAGATACCTCAATATCAGTCCCTCTCCGAGCTGTATCTCACTTCCCCGCCAACGATTGTATAGCAGACCTTTCCCTTCACGTCCCAGCCGTGGAAGGGGCAGTTTCTCGCTTTCGAAAAGAATTTATTCACATCAATCTGCCATTTCTCTTCGGGGTCGAATATTGTTATATCGCCCCATTTGCCCTTTGTAAACGAGCCTTTTGTCTCGTCAATTCCGAGTATCTCGGCAGGCTTGCAAGTGAGCATTGCAACCAGCTCAGGCCAGTCAATTATTCCATCTTCTATGAGGGCCTTTCCAAACAGAGGCAGTGCGCTTTCAAGTCCGATAATCCCGAAAGGTGCATAAAGAAATTCCAGCTCTTTCTCGCTCTGTAGGTGAGGAGCATGGTCGGTTATAAGTGCATCAATTATGCCGTCTTTTACTGCCTCTTTCAAGGCCGCATTATCTTCATCCGTCCTCAGCGGAGGATTCATCTTGTAATTAGTATCGTACTCCGCCACTGTTTGTTCATTCAGAAGAAGGTGGTGCGGGGTAACCTCGCAGGTAACCGGAATACCTTCCTGTTTGGCTTTTCTGATTATATCCACAGAGCCTTTGGTAGATATATGCTGGGCGTGGTATTTGGCTCGGATGGATTTATTGAGCTGGATATCACGCCAGAGCATAAGCTCTTCAGCCAGAGGGCTCATTCCGGGAAGCCCGAGCAGCATGGAATTGAAGCCTGCGTTTATAACGCCGTTCCCCGAAAGCGAACTGTCCTGACAGTGCTGGCTTACCACAAGCCCGAACATACTCGCATACTTCAGTGCCTTCCGCATTACCGAGGCATCCTGAACGCCTGTCCCGTCGTCTGTAAAGCCTGCGGCTCCGGCGCCCGCCATAAGCCCCATTTCAGAAAGCTCCACGCCTTTGCGGTCTTTTGTGAGAGCTCCCATAGCGTAAACGTGGGTTTTTCGAGTCTGACGTCCCATTCTGTGCACGAATTCTATGCTCGTTTCATCCTGAATAGTCGGGTCTGTATTCGGCATACAAACAACAGATGTATATCCGCCCGCCACAGCGGCATGAGATCCGCTTCTGATTGTCTCTTCCTCTTCGTCTCCCGGCTCGCGAAAATGCACATGCATATCTATAAACCCCGGGCAGACAATTTTTCCCGAAGCCTCAATCACCTTATCTTCCGGCATCTGCTTCTGTACCTTCCCGACATAGCAAATCCTGCCTTCCTCAATTAGAACATCGCATACCGAATCGATATTGTTCAGCGGATCGATGACCCTGCCGTTTTTTATAAGTAGCTCGTTTGTGTTTATTTTATTGCCCATAAATATCCCAGCTGAAGCAAGTTTAGCTTTTGTTTATTCCGGTGCTCTGCTTACAAGGAACAAAACTGCCATACGCACGGCAATTCCGTTTGTAACCTGTCTGAGGATAAGGCTGTTTGCCCCGTCTGCCACAGAGCTTTCTATCTCCATCCCGCGGTTCATCGGGCCGGGGTGTATTACAGCGATATTATCCTTTGCTCTTTTCATCCGCTGTTCAGTGAGGCCGAAGAGCCTAGTGTATTCTCGTTTGGAAGGGAAGGGGTTGCTTGAGAGCCTTTCAAACTGAACCCTCAGCATATTAACCACATCCAGCGATTCGATTACATCATCAAAATTGTTCGAAACCTTTACCGGCAGATCGCCTACCGGAGGCATAAGCGTAGGCGGGCCTATCAGCGTTACCTCCGCCCCGAGCTTTGTCATCGCATAGACATTGCTCCTGGCCACTCTCGAATTGGCAATATCGCCCACAATCCCGATTTTAAGCCCGTCGAGGCTGCCGAATTTTTCCCTTATAGTGTACACATCCAGCAGGGCCTGAGTAGGGTGTTCGTGGAAGCCGTCTCCCGCGTTTACTACGCAGGCATTGATGCTTCTGCTCAAAAGCTTTGGCGTGCCTCCTGCATTATG is a window encoding:
- a CDS encoding DpnI domain-containing protein, whose translation is MNLYFDQTKAEGYRSKSQVARVLTEHWAKKNCYCPSCGNLALNSFPNNQPVADLYCKRCSEQFELKSRSGERVGKKAPDSAYKKMIERIVSSENPNFFFLTYDKTEWMVSNFLVIPNFYFTPDIIEKRKPLAKNAKRSGWVGCDILLNKIPESGKVYIVRNKEIQPKAEVLREWNKTSFLENSKLDQREWLIDVLKIVEQIQSEYFTLAQIYSFERSLSSKYPNNNNVRAKIRQKLQVLRDKGVIEFVRRGVYRKLS
- a CDS encoding glycosyltransferase family 2 protein; the protein is MSENIDISVIVPVFNERDNIQPLHEQIASAMKTGGVDYSYEIIFVNDGSWDGTAEVLGGIFSNDSNVTVVNFRRNFGQTAAMQAGFERARGEVIIPMDGDLQNDPADIPALMAKLDEGYDIVSGWRKSRKDRAFTRRLPSMLANFIIRRITNVGIHDFGCTMKAYRREVISQTKLYGETHRFIPAVAQWLGAKVGEIEVNHRPRKAGKTKYNLSRTYKVVLDLITVSFMNSYSTKPLYVFGRFSIYSGLAAGFSFVVMIYQKIANGYSINRNPLLILGTILTIAALQLIMMGLLAELMVRTYHESQNRPTYAVRSVLSHRENQSESKLEQ
- the amrS gene encoding AmmeMemoRadiSam system radical SAM enzyme, with amino-acid sequence MKYEKARFWHKKLGSTVKCELCSRECVIKTGETGFCGVRQNEQGELKTLNYHCLCSANSDKIEKKPLNHFLPSTSSFSICAPGCNFRCKFCQNWQISQINQQLLERTSKVCPEDIAEAALKHNCKSISYTYTEPTIFYELAEDTALAAKEKGLKNVFVTNGYMKPAVWEKASEWLDAANIDLKANTEEFYRDFCSAALAPVKESIKTAYKLGIWIELTTLLIPGLNDRDEEIRSTAEFIAGEVSEFVPLHLSAFYPCAEMRDTPAQTPQRIKEACDIAREAGLKYVYPGNVMLDANTYCHNCGRLIISRSGFSADPDGVSNGKCELCGAEIPGVFE
- a CDS encoding NYN domain-containing protein, with the protein product MRYLIDGHNLVFAMKNSGEQLAGFEVHHAADLLCKALESYLVKRNERAVLYFDGTGPIDKSFYNSLSNVEVCFSGEDYEADDFLVEDIEDDSAPSSLAVVSNDRGVRDAAKRSKAVIKLSNDFWLDLVEDINRKPPKRKEPEAKRKGIDPCEVDMWLDYFGIDE
- a CDS encoding dihydroorotase, translating into MGNKINTNELLIKNGRVIDPLNNIDSVCDVLIEEGRICYVGKVQKQMPEDKVIEASGKIVCPGFIDMHVHFREPGDEEEETIRSGSHAAVAGGYTSVVCMPNTDPTIQDETSIEFVHRMGRQTRKTHVYAMGALTKDRKGVELSEMGLMAGAGAAGFTDDGTGVQDASVMRKALKYASMFGLVVSQHCQDSSLSGNGVINAGFNSMLLGLPGMSPLAEELMLWRDIQLNKSIRAKYHAQHISTKGSVDIIRKAKQEGIPVTCEVTPHHLLLNEQTVAEYDTNYKMNPPLRTDEDNAALKEAVKDGIIDALITDHAPHLQSEKELEFLYAPFGIIGLESALPLFGKALIEDGIIDWPELVAMLTCKPAEILGIDETKGSFTKGKWGDITIFDPEEKWQIDVNKFFSKARNCPFHGWDVKGKVCYTIVGGEVRYSSERD
- a CDS encoding aspartate carbamoyltransferase catalytic subunit, producing the protein MAERKIEWTRKHLLGLRELSREEIELILDTANSFAEVNKRSIKKTPVLRGKVVVNMFFEDSTRTRNSFTLASRRLGADVIEFTKKSSALSKGETLLDTARNLEAMGVDLVVIRHNAGGTPKLLSRSINACVVNAGDGFHEHPTQALLDVYTIREKFGSLDGLKIGIVGDIANSRVARSNVYAMTKLGAEVTLIGPPTLMPPVGDLPVKVSNNFDDVIESLDVVNMLRVQFERLSSNPFPSKREYTRLFGLTEQRMKRAKDNIAVIHPGPMNRGMEIESSVADGANSLILRQVTNGIAVRMAVLFLVSRAPE